A single region of the Arthrobacter sp. zg-Y820 genome encodes:
- a CDS encoding molybdopterin-dependent oxidoreductase encodes MASPKRLPTRSRSLPALLYAALAGILAAATVLAAAELAGAFFTARARPLIALGSTFIDFTPLWLKNFAVETFGTGDKAALFAGMAGTIALLAAGVGVLARRRWGLGVAAVVVMGAVIVACVLTRAGASPADAVPTVLGTAVGIGVLRGLIRRIPAPRATETVAVRGRQTHSSDRSAGIPAAASAVPVSAGDGGNDGGAGALVGGPSPAPSAGRRADRRRADSRRVAGPRSDGPSRRGFFAAAGLTAVLAAAAATGGRAIAAARNTTAGFRAALKLPAAADAAPALPAGLQSPVQGVTPWLTPNADFYRIDTALSVPEVDAETWELRIHGMVGEEVRISFAELLESDLVERHLTLTCVSNPLGGDLAGTAKWLGLPVRELLARARPTADADMVLSTSVDGFSASTPLEVLQDERDALLAVGMNGEPLPPVHGYPVRMVVPGLYGFVSATKWIIDMEVTRFDAQTAYWTDRGWAERAPVKTMARVEVPASFARVPAGPVDVGGTAWSQQRGITGVEVRIDDGGWEPAVLAAEASVDTWRQFSYRTEALAAGNHTVRARATDPQDGVQTDRRAETVPDGASGWQSVQFMVE; translated from the coding sequence ATGGCCTCCCCGAAACGTCTCCCCACCCGTTCCCGGTCCCTTCCTGCCCTGCTGTACGCCGCGCTGGCCGGGATCCTCGCCGCGGCGACGGTGCTGGCCGCGGCCGAATTGGCCGGCGCCTTCTTCACGGCACGGGCCCGGCCGCTGATTGCACTCGGGTCCACGTTTATCGATTTCACGCCCCTGTGGCTGAAGAACTTCGCGGTGGAAACCTTCGGCACCGGCGACAAGGCAGCCCTCTTTGCCGGCATGGCCGGAACCATCGCGCTGCTCGCGGCCGGCGTGGGGGTGCTGGCCCGGCGCCGCTGGGGGCTGGGCGTGGCCGCCGTCGTCGTGATGGGAGCGGTGATTGTGGCATGCGTGCTGACCCGGGCCGGCGCTTCCCCCGCCGATGCAGTGCCCACTGTGCTGGGCACGGCGGTGGGGATCGGCGTGCTGCGCGGATTAATCCGGCGCATTCCTGCTCCCCGGGCCACCGAGACCGTTGCGGTGCGCGGGCGGCAGACGCATAGTAGTGACCGGTCGGCAGGCATCCCCGCAGCAGCGTCTGCCGTCCCGGTCTCAGCGGGGGACGGCGGGAACGACGGCGGTGCCGGGGCCCTCGTCGGCGGCCCGTCCCCCGCCCCGTCCGCAGGACGGCGTGCGGACAGACGGCGTGCGGACAGCCGGCGTGTGGCTGGACCCCGTTCGGATGGACCGTCCCGGCGCGGGTTCTTTGCCGCCGCAGGACTCACCGCAGTGCTGGCGGCCGCGGCCGCCACCGGTGGCCGTGCCATTGCCGCCGCCCGCAACACCACCGCCGGGTTCCGGGCCGCCCTGAAGCTGCCCGCCGCCGCCGATGCCGCGCCCGCGCTGCCCGCCGGGCTGCAGTCCCCCGTGCAAGGGGTGACGCCGTGGCTGACACCGAACGCCGACTTCTATCGGATCGACACCGCGCTGAGCGTGCCCGAGGTGGATGCCGAAACTTGGGAACTGCGGATCCACGGGATGGTGGGGGAAGAGGTGCGGATCAGTTTCGCCGAGCTGCTGGAATCCGACCTGGTGGAGCGCCACCTCACCCTGACCTGCGTCTCCAACCCGCTCGGCGGCGACCTCGCCGGCACCGCCAAGTGGCTGGGCCTGCCGGTCCGGGAGCTGCTGGCCCGGGCCCGCCCCACCGCCGACGCTGACATGGTGCTGTCCACCAGCGTCGACGGCTTCAGTGCCTCCACGCCGCTGGAGGTGCTGCAGGATGAGCGCGATGCACTGCTGGCCGTCGGCATGAACGGCGAACCGCTGCCGCCGGTGCACGGCTATCCGGTGCGCATGGTGGTGCCCGGACTGTACGGATTCGTTTCCGCCACCAAATGGATCATCGACATGGAAGTGACCCGCTTCGACGCGCAGACCGCGTACTGGACCGACCGCGGCTGGGCGGAGCGGGCGCCGGTCAAGACAATGGCGCGGGTGGAGGTGCCTGCGTCGTTCGCCCGGGTGCCCGCCGGACCGGTGGATGTGGGCGGCACCGCCTGGTCCCAGCAGCGCGGCATCACCGGAGTGGAGGTCCGGATCGACGACGGCGGCTGGGAGCCGGCGGTCCTGGCCGCCGAGGCGTCGGTGGACACCTGGCGGCAGTTCTCCTACCGCACCGAAGCCCTGGCAGCCGGCAACCACACGGTGCGGGCCCGGGCCACGGACCCGCAGGACGGGGTGCAGACCGACCGGCGCGCGGAGACGGTTCCGGACGGGGCCTCCGGCTGGCAGTCCGTGCAGTTCATGGTGGAGTAA
- a CDS encoding sterol carrier family protein, with translation MARRRIPAADGAAALRAALASTAAGSPPDRKTVATAVRYALEELAERAPGNSVEVRVPPFGVTQCVAGPRHTRGTPPNVIETDGATWLALITGQQSWSDAVGAGKVAASGLRADLSEWLPLFRAGQ, from the coding sequence ATGGCACGACGGCGCATTCCTGCGGCCGACGGCGCGGCGGCACTGCGCGCTGCCCTGGCGTCGACGGCGGCAGGTTCACCGCCCGACCGGAAGACCGTGGCCACGGCGGTGCGCTATGCGCTGGAAGAACTTGCCGAGCGGGCCCCGGGCAACAGCGTGGAGGTCCGGGTGCCGCCGTTCGGGGTCACCCAGTGCGTGGCCGGCCCCCGGCACACCCGCGGCACCCCGCCGAATGTGATCGAAACCGACGGCGCCACGTGGCTGGCGCTCATCACCGGGCAACAGTCCTGGAGCGACGCCGTCGGTGCCGGGAAAGTGGCGGCTTCCGGGCTGCGGGCCGACCTGTCCGAGTGGCTTCCGTTGTTCCGTGCGGGGCAATAA
- a CDS encoding asparaginase → MSATFTASDAVELAVVERNGFIESRHIGSAVVMAADGNVVTALGDVTTPIFPRSTLKPFQAVAAMKSGVPLRGPQVALAAASHTGSKEHTDVVKTMLAAAGVTEDHLQCPEDWPQDEAARHELIRAGKGKNRLAFNCSGKHAAFLWACTENNWDHATYLDPQHPLQLRIAEVFEEFTGETIRHWATDGCGAPLAAVSLTGLARGIGRLAKAPSSKHGDARAATVATAMLDYPWAVHGHGRENTVVMEDLGIICKNGAEGVLVLGTDTGVSVALKMLDGDTRAASLVGLTLLAASGAVDAGKISAVLDKIVRPVLGGGEPVGSIRLGAPVTALLDS, encoded by the coding sequence ATGTCTGCCACTTTTACTGCGTCCGATGCCGTTGAACTTGCCGTTGTGGAACGCAACGGCTTCATCGAGTCCCGCCACATCGGGTCCGCCGTCGTCATGGCGGCGGACGGAAACGTGGTCACCGCCCTGGGCGACGTCACCACGCCGATCTTTCCGCGGTCCACGCTCAAGCCCTTCCAGGCCGTGGCGGCCATGAAATCCGGGGTGCCGCTGCGGGGGCCGCAGGTGGCGCTGGCCGCCGCGAGCCACACCGGTTCCAAGGAGCACACCGACGTCGTGAAGACCATGCTCGCGGCCGCGGGCGTGACCGAAGATCATCTGCAGTGCCCGGAGGACTGGCCCCAGGACGAGGCTGCCCGGCATGAGCTGATCCGGGCGGGCAAGGGCAAGAACCGGTTGGCCTTCAACTGCTCCGGCAAGCACGCCGCGTTCCTCTGGGCCTGCACGGAGAACAACTGGGACCACGCCACCTATCTGGATCCGCAGCATCCGCTGCAGCTGCGCATTGCCGAGGTGTTCGAGGAATTCACCGGGGAAACCATCCGGCACTGGGCCACCGACGGCTGCGGAGCACCGCTCGCCGCCGTCTCGCTCACCGGCCTGGCACGCGGCATCGGCCGCCTGGCCAAAGCCCCCTCCAGCAAGCACGGTGACGCCCGTGCCGCCACAGTGGCCACCGCCATGCTCGACTATCCTTGGGCGGTTCACGGCCACGGCCGGGAAAACACAGTGGTGATGGAAGACCTGGGCATCATCTGCAAGAACGGCGCCGAGGGCGTGCTGGTCCTGGGCACCGACACCGGAGTTTCAGTGGCGCTGAAAATGCTCGACGGCGACACCCGCGCGGCGTCCCTGGTGGGCCTGACCCTGCTCGCGGCCAGCGGCGCCGTCGACGCCGGCAAGATCAGCGCGGTGCTCGACAAGATCGTCCGCCCGGTTCTGGGCGGGGGCGAGCCCGTCGGCAGCATCCGGCTCGGGGCGCCCGTGACGGCCCTGCTGGATTCCTGA
- the purF gene encoding amidophosphoribosyltransferase has protein sequence MARGDGKLSHDLMPGEKGPQDACGVFGVWAPGEEVAKLAYYGLYALQHRGQESAGIATSDGNRISVYKDMGLVSQVFDETTLNTLTGHIAVGHCRYSTTGASQWANAQPTLGATASGTVALAHNGNLTNSAELYEMIIEREGRPRFGEIAQGNTSDTALVTALLNGSDGRSLEDTALELLPKLRGAFSFVFMDEGTLYAARDTYGVRPLVLGRLDRGWVVASEGSALATVGASFIREIKPGEFIAIDETGIRSTSFGEPTPAGCVFEYVYLARPDAVINGRSVYESRVEMGRQLAREYPVDADIVIPVPESGTPAAVGYAEESGIPFAHGFVKNSYVGRTFIQPSQTLRQLGIKLKLNALESVIRGKRVIVVDDSIVRGNTQRAIVRMLREVGAKEVHVKISSPPVQWPCFYGIDFASRAELIANGAAVDEICASVGADTLAYISENGMIGATQQPRERLCTACFTGVYPIDLPSADRLGKNLLEPTTPANPADDDGANGCDPGPDAEFENLLTESDKKDAV, from the coding sequence ATGGCACGCGGTGACGGAAAGCTTTCCCACGATCTCATGCCCGGCGAGAAAGGTCCGCAGGACGCCTGCGGGGTTTTCGGTGTCTGGGCCCCCGGCGAAGAAGTTGCAAAGCTGGCCTATTACGGCCTCTACGCCCTGCAGCACCGCGGACAGGAGTCCGCAGGCATTGCCACAAGCGACGGCAACCGGATCAGCGTCTACAAGGACATGGGCCTGGTCTCCCAGGTTTTTGACGAAACCACGCTGAACACCCTGACCGGCCATATTGCGGTGGGGCACTGCCGGTATTCCACTACGGGCGCCTCGCAGTGGGCCAATGCACAGCCCACGCTGGGTGCGACCGCCAGCGGAACCGTGGCCCTGGCCCACAACGGCAACCTGACCAATTCCGCCGAACTTTACGAAATGATCATCGAACGCGAGGGCCGTCCGCGCTTCGGCGAAATCGCCCAGGGCAACACCTCCGACACCGCGCTGGTCACGGCGCTGCTCAACGGTTCGGATGGACGTTCGCTGGAAGACACGGCCCTGGAACTGCTGCCCAAGCTGCGCGGCGCGTTCTCCTTCGTCTTCATGGATGAGGGCACCCTCTACGCGGCCCGCGACACCTACGGCGTGCGCCCGCTGGTGCTGGGTCGGCTGGACCGAGGCTGGGTGGTGGCCTCCGAAGGCTCCGCCCTCGCCACCGTGGGCGCCAGCTTCATCCGCGAAATCAAACCCGGCGAATTCATCGCCATCGATGAAACCGGCATCCGCAGCACCAGCTTCGGTGAGCCCACGCCGGCCGGCTGCGTCTTCGAATACGTCTACCTGGCCCGGCCCGACGCCGTCATCAACGGCCGGTCCGTCTACGAGAGCCGCGTGGAAATGGGCCGCCAGCTGGCCCGCGAGTATCCGGTCGACGCCGACATCGTGATTCCGGTGCCCGAATCCGGCACTCCCGCGGCCGTCGGTTATGCCGAGGAATCGGGCATTCCCTTCGCCCACGGCTTCGTCAAGAACTCCTATGTGGGGCGCACGTTCATCCAGCCCAGCCAGACCCTGCGCCAGTTGGGCATCAAGCTCAAGCTCAATGCCCTCGAGTCTGTCATCCGCGGCAAGCGCGTAATCGTCGTGGATGACTCGATCGTGCGCGGCAATACGCAGCGGGCCATCGTGCGGATGCTGCGCGAGGTGGGCGCGAAGGAAGTGCACGTCAAGATCTCCTCCCCGCCGGTCCAGTGGCCCTGCTTCTACGGCATCGACTTCGCGTCCCGGGCCGAGCTGATAGCCAACGGTGCCGCCGTCGACGAAATCTGCGCGTCCGTGGGGGCGGACACCCTGGCCTACATCTCCGAGAACGGCATGATCGGCGCCACCCAGCAGCCGCGCGAACGGCTGTGCACGGCCTGCTTTACCGGCGTTTATCCGATCGACCTGCCCTCCGCGGACCGGCTGGGCAAGAACCTGCTCGAACCCACCACTCCGG